ATTAAACTTAGCCAGTCGCAATGCCGAGAAGGCTGCGATGATGAAGGCTGCGTAAGGCAGCCATGGGCGCAAAGGCTCCAGAAAACCCGGATATTCCATTACAAAGAGTTGTGAGAATACGATGGTGGCAGGAGCCACACCGAAGGTTACGTCATCTGCCAGCGAATCCAGCTCCTTGCCTATTGGCGATGAAACGTGCAGCAGGCGGGCGCTCATGCCGTCAAAGAAGTCGAATACGGCTCCGATGATAATCCATAACAATGCCATCCTTGGGTTCCCGCCGAAGGCAAACGATGTTGCAATGCAGCCCGAAACCAGGTTGCAGCAGGTTATCGTGTTTGGAATATGTTTTTTGATACTCATTTCTTTACACTATATTATGATAGAGTGAAAGCCGGAAGTATGTTCCGGCTTGCCCTCTATCTGTCAATATGTTATTTCAATTTAGCGATGATGGTCTGGTCGCCAGTAGTTGACTGTCCCATCTTTACGCATACTTCTGAACCTACAGGCAGGTAGACATCCACGCGTGAACCCAGCTTGATGAATCCCAGGTGCTCGTCGATGAAGCATTCTTCCCCTTCCTTGGCATAGGTTACGATGCGGCGTGCCACTGCACCGGCAATCTGTCGGCAGAGTACATCCACTCCCTCAGGTGTGGTAATCATCACGTCGGCATGCTCGTTTTCCTCGCTAGCCTTAGGCAGCCATGCCTTGTGGTAGTTGCCGTCCACATGCTTCACGAATTTTACCTTACCATCCACCGGGAACCAGTTGGCATGAACATTCCAGAGGCTCATGAAGATGGAAATCATCAGGCGGCGGTCACCGAAGTAAGGAGCATTCTCCACCTCTTCTATCACCACAATCTTTCCGTCGGCAGGTGCTACTACCAGTTTCGAAGTATCCTCTACGTTGAGGTATCTGATAGGACAACGGTAGAAGTTGAGCACGATACCATATACCGTACCGAACACAACAACAAAAGCCCAGAACGGAATCTTGTTGTCTAAGGTTGTCCACAATATAGCCGCAATGGCTACTAACGCTATCGCTCCGGTTACCAGCTGATCGGTACCTTCGCGGTGCAATCTTATCTTCTTTAATTTCTTTATTTTCTGTCCCATATAGTAGGATTAAGTTTTTATTGGTGCAAAGGTACGTCATTTTTATCACTTTTGCAAATTTTTTATGGGTTTCTTTTACCTTTTTCAATATTTTCGCATATTTCTTTTGGCTTTTTCAATATTTCGCCGTAACTTTGTTGTCAAAATTTGAATTTTAAACAGATAATGGAAGATTTTGTTCATTTGCATGTACACACCCAATACTCCATCCTCGACGGCCAGTCGAAGATACCGCATCTGGTAGATAAGGCCATCAAGGACGGCATGAAGGGTATGGCGGTAACCGACCACGGTGTGATGTTCGGCATCAAGGAACTCACCGACTATTGCGGCAAGATTAATAAAGACCGCAAGAAGGAGGGACTCGAACCTTTCAAGCCTATCATAGGCTGCGAGATGTATGTGGCACGCCGAACCAAAGCCGACCGAGAGAAGGATAAGGGCGATATGAGCGGTTATCACCTCATTGTACTTGCCAAGAATTATAATGGATACAAGAACCTCATCAAGCTGGTGAGCAATTCGTGGGTGGATGGTTACTACATGCGCCCACGAACCGACCGTGCCGATCTGGAGAAGTATCACGAAGACCTCATCGTCTGTTCGGCATGTATTGCAGGCGAGGTGCCATCCAAGATTCTGCATGGTGACCTGGAAGGAGCCCGCGAGGCTTGCCAGTGGTACCACAACCTCTTTGGCGATGATTACTATCTCGAGCTCCAGCGCCATAAAGTGCCCGATGATCCCAGTCTGCTTGCCAACCGAGAGGCTTACGAGTTGCAGCAGCGTGCCAACAAGGAACTCATCAAGATGGCAAGGGAGTTTAACATCAAACTGGTGTGCACCAACGACTGCCACTTCGAGGATAAGGAGACTGCCGAGGCTCACGACCATCTGCTCTGTATCGCTACCGGCAAGGATCTCGACGACCCTAACCGTATGCGCTATTCCAAGCAGGAATGGTTCAAGACCCGCCAGGAGATGAACGAGGTGTTCTCGGATATCCCCGAAGCGCTTTCCAATACCCTCGAAGTATTGGATAAGGTGGAGATTTACAGCATCGATCATGGTCCTATCATGCCTTTCTTCCCGATTCCGGAGAGTTTCGGTACCGAGGAGCAGTTGCGGCAGAAGGTATCAGAAGAAGACCTCTACAAGGAGTTTACCTCTGATGAGAACGGCAAGAACCCGCTGCCACCAGAGGAAGGTCAGAAGGTAATCGACCGATTGGGCGGTTACGATAAGATATACCGTATCAAGTTTGAGGCAGAATATCTGCGCCACCTTGCCTACGAGGGAGCCAAAAAGCTTTATGGCGACCCGCTGCCCGAGGATGTAGACGAGCATGTAAACTTCGAGCTCCATGTGATGAAGACCATGGGTTTCCCGGGCTACTTCCTCATCGTGTCAGACTTCATCAGGGCGGCGCGCGAGGAACTCGGCGTGATGGTGGGCCCGGGACGTGGATCTGCGGCAGGTTCGGTGGTGGCTTACTGCTTGGGCATTACCAAGATTGACCCATTGAAGTACGACCTCCTGTTTGAGCGTTTCCTGAACCCAGACCGTGTGAACCTTCCGGATATTGATACCGACTTTGATGATGACGGCCGAGGCAAGGTGCTGAGATGGGTAATGGATAAGTATGGTCATGAGAACTGTGCCCATATCATTACCTACGGTTCCATGGCGACGAAGAACTCCATCAAGGATGTGGCGCGTGTAGAGAAGTTGCCGTTGGATAAGGCGAATGCACTCTGCAAGGCTATCCCAGACCGATTGCCTGACGGTGCCAAGATGAACCTGACCAATGCCATCAAATATACCCCAGAGCTGCGCGAGGCAGAGTTCTCCAACGATCCCCGCGAGAGCAATACCATCAAGTATGCCAAGATGCTCGAAGGAACCATCCGAGGCACGGGTATCCATGCCTGCGGATTCATCATCTGCCGCGACCCTATCAGCAACTGGGTGCCTGTATCTACTGCCGATGACCCTGATTTCCCGGGACTGAAGACGGCGGTAACGCAGTACGACGGCCATGTCATCGAGACCACCGGTCTGATTAAGATGGACTTCCTGGGCTTGAAGACCCTCTCCGAGATGAAGGAGGCATGCAAGGTTATCAAGCAGACTACGGGCGATGTCGTTGACCTCGATACCATCCCTATCGATGACGAGCTGACCTATCAGCTCTATCAGCGCGGTCAGACCATCGGAACCTTCCAGTTCGAGTCGCCGGGTATGCAGAAGTATCTCCGTGAGCTGAAGCCTACGGTGTTCGAGGACCTCATCGCCATGAACGCCCTCTACCGTCCGGGACCTATGGATTACATCCCTGACTTCATTGCCCGCAAGAACGGCAAGCAGGCGATTACCTACGATATCCCGTGTATGGAGAAGTATCTGAAGGATACCTACGGCATCACGGT
This Segatella copri DSM 18205 DNA region includes the following protein-coding sequences:
- a CDS encoding phosphatidylserine decarboxylase family protein, with amino-acid sequence MGQKIKKLKKIRLHREGTDQLVTGAIALVAIAAILWTTLDNKIPFWAFVVVFGTVYGIVLNFYRCPIRYLNVEDTSKLVVAPADGKIVVIEEVENAPYFGDRRLMISIFMSLWNVHANWFPVDGKVKFVKHVDGNYHKAWLPKASEENEHADVMITTPEGVDVLCRQIAGAVARRIVTYAKEGEECFIDEHLGFIKLGSRVDVYLPVGSEVCVKMGQSTTGDQTIIAKLK
- the dnaE gene encoding DNA polymerase III subunit alpha; the encoded protein is MEDFVHLHVHTQYSILDGQSKIPHLVDKAIKDGMKGMAVTDHGVMFGIKELTDYCGKINKDRKKEGLEPFKPIIGCEMYVARRTKADREKDKGDMSGYHLIVLAKNYNGYKNLIKLVSNSWVDGYYMRPRTDRADLEKYHEDLIVCSACIAGEVPSKILHGDLEGAREACQWYHNLFGDDYYLELQRHKVPDDPSLLANREAYELQQRANKELIKMAREFNIKLVCTNDCHFEDKETAEAHDHLLCIATGKDLDDPNRMRYSKQEWFKTRQEMNEVFSDIPEALSNTLEVLDKVEIYSIDHGPIMPFFPIPESFGTEEQLRQKVSEEDLYKEFTSDENGKNPLPPEEGQKVIDRLGGYDKIYRIKFEAEYLRHLAYEGAKKLYGDPLPEDVDEHVNFELHVMKTMGFPGYFLIVSDFIRAAREELGVMVGPGRGSAAGSVVAYCLGITKIDPLKYDLLFERFLNPDRVNLPDIDTDFDDDGRGKVLRWVMDKYGHENCAHIITYGSMATKNSIKDVARVEKLPLDKANALCKAIPDRLPDGAKMNLTNAIKYTPELREAEFSNDPRESNTIKYAKMLEGTIRGTGIHACGFIICRDPISNWVPVSTADDPDFPGLKTAVTQYDGHVIETTGLIKMDFLGLKTLSEMKEACKVIKQTTGDVVDLDTIPIDDELTYQLYQRGQTIGTFQFESPGMQKYLRELKPTVFEDLIAMNALYRPGPMDYIPDFIARKNGKQAITYDIPCMEKYLKDTYGITVYQEQVMLLSRQLASFTRGESDALRKAMGKKKKAIVDAMKPKFIKQGQENGHDPKVLEKIWGDWEKFASYAFNKSHATCYSWVAYQTAYLKAHYPAEYMAALMTRRFAQITEITKLMEECQSMGIKTLGPDVNESYRVFGVNEHGEIRFGLSAIKGMGAPAADAIVAERLKNGPYKSIFDFAERVDYSSVNRKAFETLALSGGFDSFGIRREQFFGKNNKGETFLDTLVRYGQLFQQEQHEAANSLFGGTEAIEIATPPIPDAESWSTIERLNRERELVGIYLSAHPLDEYSIILNSLCNTHCSELGDKQELAKKEDVVLGGIITGVKSKFTKTGKPCGFVTLEDFEGSGELALFGEDWGKWRGIMVEGSTIYITAKCVSRYGNANYLDFQIGNVEYLQTVKENRIDRFTINVESDAIDETMVSDLQTILENDEGKAQLFFQIHDVDSNTYLLMRAREHTVGVGHALIQYIEQHPKMSYQIN